From a region of the Nonlabens dokdonensis DSW-6 genome:
- a CDS encoding endonuclease III domain-containing protein yields the protein MNKQEKVNFIINKLEEFYPTIPVPLDHTDPYTLLIAVLMSAQSTDVRVNQITPLLFDRADNPYDMVKLSIDEIREIIKPVGLSPMKAKGIHGLSQMIIDLHNGQVPQTYEELEAMPAVGHKTAAVVLSQAFGIPAFPVDTHIHRLMYRWNLTNGKNVVQTEKDAKRLFPEEKWNDLHLQIIWYGREYSPARGWDLEKDIITKTVGRKTVLNEYYKKLKKNRL from the coding sequence ATGAACAAACAGGAAAAGGTCAATTTTATCATAAATAAATTAGAAGAGTTCTACCCTACGATCCCAGTTCCTCTAGATCATACCGATCCATATACTTTATTAATTGCCGTTTTGATGAGTGCTCAAAGCACTGATGTGCGTGTCAATCAAATCACTCCGCTCCTATTTGACCGTGCTGATAATCCATACGATATGGTTAAACTCAGTATAGATGAAATTAGAGAAATCATCAAACCAGTAGGATTAAGTCCTATGAAGGCAAAAGGAATTCATGGCTTGTCTCAGATGATTATTGATTTGCACAACGGTCAGGTGCCACAGACTTATGAAGAACTAGAGGCTATGCCAGCTGTAGGTCATAAAACAGCAGCAGTTGTATTATCACAAGCTTTTGGTATACCAGCTTTTCCAGTAGATACACATATCCACAGACTGATGTACCGCTGGAATCTAACTAACGGTAAAAACGTAGTACAAACGGAAAAAGATGCCAAAAGACTCTTTCCAGAAGAAAAATGGAACGACCTTCATCTTCAAATTATTTGGTATGGTCGTGAATACAGTCCTGCTCGCGGTTGGGATCTAGAAAAAGATATCATTACTAAGACCGTAGGTAGAAAAACTGTTTTGAATGAATATTATAAAAAGCTCAAGAAAAATAGACTATAA
- a CDS encoding nucleotidyltransferase family protein produces the protein MKISKKHLNSLKKLCVEYKVSTLAAFGSVLREDFNDTSDIDFAIDFNETDPIKYANLYFELKQKLEELFKRKIDLIELRAVKNKFFKEELDKNKVTIYGL, from the coding sequence ATGAAAATTAGTAAAAAACATCTTAACTCTTTAAAGAAACTTTGTGTGGAATATAAAGTAAGTACGCTTGCTGCTTTTGGCTCTGTATTGAGAGAAGATTTCAATGATACGTCAGACATTGATTTTGCTATTGATTTTAACGAAACTGATCCTATTAAATATGCAAATCTATATTTTGAATTAAAACAAAAATTAGAGGAGCTTTTTAAAAGAAAAATAGATTTGATAGAGTTGAGAGCTGTCAAAAACAAGTTTTTCAAAGAAGAGTTGGACAAAAATAAAGTAACCATTTATGGATTATAG
- the lon gene encoding endopeptidase La, which yields MFKPKKFSIDNLSLQEFDQDAEFIPLLSSEDEEEMNNESVPETLPILPLRNMVLFPGVVIPITAGRDRSIKLLQEANKKGIPIGVVAQKNEEIEEPTYDDLHTTGVVAKILKTFKMPDGNTTVIIQGKKRFEMGSIVTEQPYITAVAKDIPDVRPISDDAEFKAIIENIKELALEIIKESPNIPSEASFAIKNIESDSFLVNFVSSNMNLKVEEKQKVLEINDLKERALETLRFMNVERQKLELKNDIQSKVQTDINKQQREYFLHQQMKTIQDELGGGVSSHQELDEMRKRAKKKKWDDKIKEHFEKELSKMQRMNPQVAEYSIQRNYLDLFLDLPWNEFSKDNFDLKRAMRILDRDHYGLDEVKKRIIEYLAVLKLRNDMKSPILCLYGPPGVGKTSLGKSMAEALGREYVRISLGGLRDEAEIRGHRKTYIGAMPGRIIQSIKKAKTSNPVFVLDEIDKLSNSHNGDPSSAMLEVLDPEQNSAFYDNFLEMGFDLSKVMFVATCNSLNTIQPALRDRMEIINVTGYTIEEKVEIGKRHLLPKQLREHGMEASRLKIAKPQLEKIVEGYTRESGVRTLDKQIAKMVRYAAKSIAMEEEYDLKVTNDTIIEVLGSPKMQRDKYENNDVAGVVTGLAWTRVGGDILFIESILSKGKGNLSITGNLGKVMKESATIAMEYIKANADELGINTSIFEKYNVHIHVPEGATPKDGPSAGITMLTSLVSLFTQRKVKKSIAMTGEITLRGKVLPVGGIKEKILAAKRAKIKEILLCEQNRRDIEEIKAEYLKGLTFHYVSDMSNVLDLALTKQKVKNPKDLR from the coding sequence ATGTTCAAACCAAAGAAATTTTCAATAGACAACTTGTCACTTCAAGAATTTGATCAGGATGCTGAATTCATACCACTTTTGAGCAGTGAGGATGAAGAGGAGATGAATAACGAAAGCGTGCCTGAGACCTTACCTATATTACCTTTGCGTAATATGGTACTGTTTCCTGGTGTAGTAATTCCTATTACTGCCGGACGCGATAGGTCTATAAAATTATTACAAGAAGCCAATAAAAAAGGAATCCCAATAGGTGTGGTTGCTCAAAAGAATGAGGAGATAGAAGAGCCTACTTATGATGACTTGCATACGACAGGTGTCGTTGCAAAAATCCTGAAAACGTTTAAAATGCCTGATGGTAACACAACAGTTATCATTCAAGGTAAAAAACGTTTTGAGATGGGAAGTATCGTTACCGAGCAGCCTTATATTACTGCGGTAGCAAAGGACATTCCTGATGTGAGACCTATCAGTGACGACGCAGAATTCAAAGCGATCATTGAGAATATCAAAGAACTTGCTCTAGAAATCATTAAAGAAAGTCCTAATATTCCTAGCGAGGCCTCTTTTGCCATCAAGAATATTGAGTCTGATTCTTTCTTAGTGAATTTTGTTTCTTCAAACATGAATCTCAAAGTTGAAGAAAAGCAAAAAGTTCTTGAAATCAATGATTTAAAAGAAAGAGCATTAGAAACTTTACGCTTTATGAATGTAGAGCGTCAGAAGTTAGAGCTTAAAAACGATATACAGTCTAAAGTACAGACTGATATTAATAAGCAGCAACGCGAGTACTTTTTACATCAGCAAATGAAAACCATTCAAGATGAATTAGGTGGTGGCGTTTCTTCTCATCAAGAGTTAGACGAGATGAGAAAACGTGCTAAAAAGAAAAAGTGGGATGATAAGATAAAGGAGCATTTTGAAAAAGAACTTTCTAAGATGCAACGTATGAATCCTCAGGTGGCAGAGTATTCTATACAGCGCAACTATCTTGATCTGTTTCTTGATTTACCTTGGAATGAATTTTCTAAGGATAATTTTGACTTAAAAAGAGCCATGAGAATCCTAGATCGGGATCACTACGGTCTTGATGAAGTGAAGAAACGTATAATAGAATACCTAGCGGTACTAAAATTGCGTAACGACATGAAATCTCCTATTTTATGTCTTTATGGTCCTCCAGGTGTAGGTAAAACTTCTTTAGGAAAATCTATGGCAGAGGCTTTAGGACGCGAGTACGTGCGTATTTCTTTAGGTGGTTTGCGAGATGAGGCCGAAATACGTGGACACCGTAAAACTTATATAGGAGCGATGCCAGGTCGTATTATTCAAAGCATCAAAAAAGCAAAAACATCTAATCCAGTTTTTGTCCTTGACGAAATAGATAAATTGAGTAACTCTCACAATGGTGACCCATCGAGTGCAATGCTAGAGGTGCTTGATCCAGAGCAAAACAGTGCTTTTTATGATAATTTCCTAGAGATGGGATTTGATTTAAGTAAGGTAATGTTTGTGGCGACTTGTAATTCATTGAATACTATTCAGCCGGCATTACGAGATCGTATGGAGATTATCAATGTTACTGGTTATACTATTGAAGAAAAAGTCGAGATAGGAAAGCGTCATTTGTTACCTAAACAATTGCGTGAGCATGGGATGGAAGCATCTCGATTAAAAATTGCAAAACCACAATTAGAGAAAATAGTTGAAGGTTATACTCGTGAAAGTGGTGTGAGAACTCTGGACAAGCAAATTGCAAAAATGGTGCGTTATGCAGCAAAAAGCATTGCAATGGAAGAAGAGTACGATCTTAAGGTGACTAACGATACAATTATAGAAGTATTAGGCTCACCTAAAATGCAGCGTGACAAGTATGAAAATAACGATGTCGCTGGTGTCGTAACTGGACTAGCCTGGACTAGAGTAGGAGGAGATATCCTTTTTATAGAATCCATTCTTTCTAAAGGAAAAGGAAACCTGAGCATAACCGGTAACTTAGGAAAAGTAATGAAGGAAAGTGCTACAATAGCGATGGAATACATCAAAGCAAATGCAGACGAGCTGGGCATTAACACTTCTATCTTTGAAAAGTACAACGTACATATTCACGTTCCCGAAGGAGCAACTCCTAAAGATGGGCCTAGTGCAGGTATAACGATGCTGACTTCTTTGGTTTCTTTATTTACTCAAAGAAAAGTAAAGAAAAGCATTGCTATGACTGGTGAGATTACACTACGTGGTAAAGTATTACCAGTAGGCGGAATCAAAGAAAAAATTCTGGCTGCTAAACGTGCTAAGATTAAAGAAATACTCTTGTGTGAGCAAAATCGTAGAGATATTGAAGAGATTAAAGCAGAATATTTAAAAGGACTTACTTTTCATTATGTGAGTGATATGAGCAACGTACTTGATCTTGCATTAACAAAGCAGAAGGTGAAAAACCCTAAGGACTTGAGGTAG
- a CDS encoding MBL fold metallo-hydrolase produces the protein MKKTPYFYKTFMEVTITILGTGTSQGIPVIGSSHPVCLSDDPKDKRLRVSAMVEVMDKRFIIDCGPDFRQQMLSNKVSSIDAVLFTHEHADHTAGLDDLRPFYFRQGDLQCYMTSRVHRALQERFNYIFTTKDKYPGVATLEVHEFQNDSFQVDGINVTPVLADHGYIPVHGFRIENVAYMTDVKTIAQGEKKKLKNLDVLILNMLREEPHPTHLNLEEALELVRELQPKRTYFTHISHYLGFHEEVQQQLPENVFLAYDNLKITSN, from the coding sequence ATGAAAAAAACTCCATACTTTTATAAAACATTTATGGAAGTAACAATTACAATTTTAGGCACAGGCACATCACAAGGAATCCCAGTTATAGGTAGCTCACATCCAGTATGTTTGAGTGATGATCCTAAAGACAAACGGTTAAGAGTTAGCGCTATGGTAGAAGTTATGGACAAGCGTTTTATCATTGATTGCGGTCCAGATTTTCGTCAGCAAATGCTTTCTAATAAAGTTTCTTCTATTGATGCCGTTCTTTTTACTCATGAACATGCAGATCATACTGCAGGACTAGATGATCTCAGACCATTCTATTTTCGTCAAGGTGATTTACAGTGTTACATGACATCAAGAGTTCACAGAGCACTTCAAGAGCGATTCAATTATATCTTTACAACAAAAGATAAATATCCAGGCGTGGCTACTCTAGAGGTTCATGAGTTTCAAAATGATTCATTTCAAGTTGATGGAATTAATGTAACACCAGTTCTAGCAGACCATGGTTATATTCCTGTTCATGGTTTTAGAATTGAGAACGTCGCTTATATGACTGATGTTAAGACTATCGCTCAAGGCGAAAAAAAGAAACTTAAAAACTTAGACGTCTTAATTCTAAACATGTTGCGAGAAGAACCGCACCCAACACATTTAAACCTCGAAGAAGCTCTAGAATTAGTAAGGGAACTACAACCTAAACGTACTTACTTTACACATATAAGTCATTATTTAGGTTTTCATGAAGAGGTACAACAGCAACTTCCTGAGAACGTGTTTTTAGCTTACGATAATTTAAAAATCACATCAAATTGA
- a CDS encoding DEAD/DEAH box helicase, with the protein MNNSIKSQQQILDKLGIVSLNDMQLQAHEAITNHRDTVLISPTGTGKTLAFLLPVIEQLNPDLVEVQALILVPSRELAIQIEQVIREMGTGYKANAIYGGRAGAKDKEDLNHTPTILVGTPGRIADHLRRESFDPLFIKTLILDEFDKSLETGFEKEMKEIVNALPNVGRNILTSATFKAKVPSFVGLENPQVLKFEKKTDSVLKIKTLASDSKNRFINLEQIIARTGNGNGIIFCNFKDSIEEVSEFLESSNISHSVFFGGLEQRDRERALIKFRNGTHQLLLATDLAARGIDVPELDFIIHYELPFHKEEFTHRNGRTARMHADGTAYILHNKKHPLPDYIEESTPLEYTERLKVTQDQKWETLFISGGRKDKISKGDIAGLFFKQGNLDKNELGIIELKQDCAFVAVPFEKAYQLCQELNDSKIKKRKVRIYRLE; encoded by the coding sequence ATTACAAATCATCGTGATACGGTACTCATTTCTCCTACTGGAACTGGAAAAACACTTGCTTTTTTATTACCAGTAATTGAACAATTAAATCCTGACCTTGTTGAAGTTCAAGCTTTAATTCTTGTTCCTTCTCGCGAACTTGCTATTCAAATAGAACAAGTCATAAGAGAAATGGGAACAGGCTATAAAGCCAACGCGATCTATGGTGGTCGTGCTGGTGCAAAGGATAAAGAAGATTTGAACCACACTCCTACTATACTCGTAGGAACGCCAGGAAGAATTGCAGATCATTTGAGACGTGAATCTTTTGATCCTTTATTTATCAAAACATTGATTCTTGACGAATTTGATAAATCGCTAGAAACCGGTTTTGAAAAAGAAATGAAGGAAATCGTAAATGCCTTACCGAATGTAGGACGCAATATTCTCACATCAGCGACTTTCAAAGCAAAAGTTCCTTCATTTGTAGGATTGGAGAATCCGCAGGTGTTGAAGTTTGAAAAGAAAACGGATAGTGTTCTAAAAATAAAGACATTAGCTTCTGATTCTAAGAATCGATTTATTAATCTGGAACAAATTATCGCTAGAACAGGCAACGGCAACGGAATCATCTTTTGTAATTTTAAAGACTCTATTGAAGAAGTCAGTGAGTTTTTAGAAAGTAGTAATATATCACATTCGGTATTCTTTGGAGGATTGGAACAACGAGATCGTGAGCGTGCTTTAATTAAGTTTAGAAACGGAACGCACCAGCTTTTACTTGCTACAGATCTTGCCGCTCGTGGAATAGATGTGCCAGAATTGGATTTTATCATTCATTATGAATTGCCTTTTCATAAAGAAGAATTTACCCATAGAAATGGCCGTACTGCAAGAATGCATGCCGATGGAACTGCCTACATTCTCCACAATAAAAAACACCCTTTACCAGACTATATAGAAGAAAGCACGCCACTCGAATACACAGAACGCCTTAAAGTAACACAAGATCAAAAATGGGAAACCCTTTTTATTTCTGGCGGTAGAAAAGATAAAATCTCTAAAGGTGATATCGCAGGACTGTTCTTTAAACAAGGAAATCTTGATAAAAATGAATTAGGAATTATAGAATTAAAGCAAGATTGTGCTTTTGTGGCTGTTCCTTTTGAAAAGGCTTATCAACTTTGTCAGGAATTGAATGATTCTAAGATTAAGAAACGTAAGGTGAGGATTTATAGGTTGGAGTAA
- a CDS encoding HepT-like ribonuclease domain-containing protein produces the protein MDYRILVWLEDIERSIDEIFEFLPEERDFFQYQKDLKTKKAIERNIEIIGEAVNRISKRSNSNITISNAYKIVSTRNRLAHEYDQISDEIIWSIIIRELPSLKEEIIKLKR, from the coding sequence ATGGATTATAGAATCCTTGTTTGGTTAGAGGATATTGAACGATCAATTGACGAAATATTTGAATTCTTACCTGAGGAAAGAGATTTTTTTCAATATCAAAAAGATTTAAAAACTAAAAAAGCGATAGAAAGGAACATCGAAATTATAGGTGAAGCGGTCAATCGAATTTCTAAGAGATCAAATTCCAATATCACGATTTCAAATGCTTATAAAATTGTAAGTACAAGAAATAGACTTGCTCATGAGTATGATCAAATATCAGACGAAATCATCTGGTCTATTATAATCAGAGAGCTTCCTAGCTTAAAGGAAGAAATTATAAAGCTCAAAAGGTGA
- the bcp gene encoding thioredoxin-dependent thiol peroxidase, giving the protein MTSLKVGDKAPDFSVLNQDEQAVSLSDFAGKKLVLFFYPKASTPGCTAEACNLRDNVDRFRASGYEILGASADSPKRQKNFQTKYELPYDLLADEDHTLLNAFQVWGPKKFMGKEYDGIHRTTFVIDENGVISDVISKVKTKDHAAQIL; this is encoded by the coding sequence ATGACTTCATTAAAAGTAGGAGATAAAGCTCCAGATTTTTCAGTTTTGAATCAAGACGAGCAAGCAGTTTCTTTGTCTGATTTCGCAGGTAAGAAATTGGTTTTGTTCTTTTATCCTAAAGCAAGTACGCCAGGTTGTACGGCTGAAGCTTGTAATTTGAGGGATAATGTAGATCGTTTTCGCGCAAGCGGTTACGAAATACTAGGTGCAAGTGCCGACAGCCCAAAAAGGCAAAAGAATTTTCAAACTAAATATGAACTTCCTTACGATCTTCTCGCAGATGAAGATCATACGTTATTAAATGCGTTTCAAGTTTGGGGACCAAAAAAGTTCATGGGTAAAGAATACGACGGTATACATCGTACGACTTTTGTCATCGATGAAAACGGCGTGATCTCTGATGTAATATCAAAGGTAAAAACCAAAGATCACGCAGCTCAAATATTATAA